The following proteins are encoded in a genomic region of Dasypus novemcinctus isolate mDasNov1 chromosome 3, mDasNov1.1.hap2, whole genome shotgun sequence:
- the LOC101441687 gene encoding olfactory receptor 4K14-like translates to MDKGNQSVVSEFVLLGLCHSWNMQVLLLMIFLILYLTIVLGNIFVIILIFTDVHLHSPMFFLLANLSFVDMLLSSVTTPKMITDFLREMKTISFGGCMWQIFFVHFTGGSEMVLLVVMAYDRYVAICKPLHYSTIMSLKKCIGLMVASWTIGFVHAMSQMAVIVQLPFCGPKEVDSFFCDIPLVIKLACMDSYTLGILMNAGNGVLTMTCFILLLMSYTYILFTVCQSSKTGTSKALSTCTAHITVVVLFLGPCIFIYVWPLSITWVDKFLAVFYSDLTPLLNPCIYTLKNKEIKNAVKKFRTFYIDFNGNI, encoded by the coding sequence atggataaaggaaATCAATCTGTTGTATCAGAATTTGTGCTTCTGGGTCTTTGTCACTCATGGAATATGCAGGTTTTACTCTTAATGATATTTCTTATCCTTTATCTGACTATTGtacttggaaatatttttgtcATAATTTTAATCTTCACTGATGTCCATCTCCATTCCCCCATGTTCTTCTTGTTGGCCAACCTGTCCTTTGTTGATATGTTGCTTTCCTCAGTCACCACACCTAAGATGATTACAGATTTTCTCAGGGAAATGAAGACCATTTCATTTGGAGGATGCATGTGGCagatcttctttgtccattttactGGAGGGAGTGAGATGGTGCTACTGGTGGTAATGGCCTATGACCGTTATGTGGCGATCTGCAAGCCTCTGCATTACTCTACCATTATGAGCCTGAAGAAGTGCATTGGGTTAATGGTGGCTTCCTGGACAATTGGCTTTGTGCATGCCATGAGTCAAATGGCTGTGATTGTGCAGCTGCCTTTCTGTGGCCCCAAGGAAGTGGACAGCTTCTTCTGTGATATACCACTGGTAATCAAGCTTGCATGCATGGATTCTTATACATTGGGAATATTAATGAATGCTGGCAATGGGGTCCTAACCATGACCTGCTTTATTCTGTTGCTTATGTCCTACACATATATTCTTTTTACTGTTTGCCAAAGTTCTAAAACAGGTACGTCAAAGGCACTCTCTACCTGCACTGCCCACATCACTGTGGTGGTACTCTTCTTAGGGCCCTGCATCTTCATCTACGTGTGGCCACTCAGCATCACTTGGGTGGATAAATTTCTTGCTGTGTTTTATTCTGATCTCACACCTTTACTAAATCCATGCATTTATACtctgaaaaataaggaaataaaaaatgctgtgaAGAAATTTAGGACCTTCTACATAGATTTCAATGGCAATATTTGA